In the Chromobacterium sp. ATCC 53434 genome, TCTGCTCGTCGGCGAAGGCCGGCTGGCCCGCGCGGGTCAGCGCGACCAGGCTGGCCACCAGGCCGTCCAGCTGCCCCTGTCCGACCTTGTCGGCGAAGCCCGGCTGGTAATGCATATTGAACAACAGCGTTTGCATCGGATGCAGCGCGAAGCGCGCCCAGCTATCCTTCGCCGCTGCGTTGTAGCGGCCGAAGAAGCGGGTCAGCAGCGGCAGCGCGTAGTCGGCCTTTCGCACCGAGTCGGCCAGAATCAGCGTTTCCGCCACGCTCTGACGGGCGTCGCGCTCGCGGTACCAGGCATCGTGGTCGCCGCGGCCGTCGATGGCCTTGACCTCCCACAGCGCCGGATTGGCCGCCATCGCCTCCACCACCTGCATCACCGGCTGGTCGACGGCGGGGCCATAATCACCGACTTCCTGGGCGTGGCTGTATTGCAGGAAGTAGCCGGCCTTCAAGAATACCGACAGCGGCCACAAGCCGTTGGCGTTTTGGCCGTCCCAGCCGGCCGCGCGCTGACGCGCCTCGGCGGCCACCAGTTTCATATTGACAGGAGAGACCGCGCGGTAGCTCAGCGCGTCAGCCTGAAACAGGCGGTTGACGCAAGTGCCGTCCACACTGGCCACATAGCGCACCAGTTCCTGTCCGGACAGCTGGCCGAACTTGGCGGGATCGCAGTCGGCGTAGCTGGGAGCAGTCAATTGGGCGCGCGCCGCCAGTCTGGTCGCGGCCAGTCCTTGCGGCCCCTGAGGCTTGGCCGTCGGAGCCGGACCGTCGTTGTCCGGCGCGGCCGGCGGCAAGCCGTGAGGGTAGTCGGGCTTCTCGCCCAGGGCCGGCGAGTGCGAGGAGTAGCGGGCCGAGGGCTGATTGGCCTGCGGCGCCGGCTGGTTGGAAGCGGCCGGTTTGCCGCTGTCGGTCGCCACGCAGGCGGACAGCGTAGCGGCGGCCATCACGGACAATCCCCATGCCAGGCCACGGCGGGGAAGTATTGTTGTATTCATTCTGTCATCCATAAGCTCGTTGAAATGACGCCAGGTTATTTTCCCTGGCGAGGCGAAGCATAATGGATGACGGCTGGATTGAGTATTGTGTTTAAGACCAAAGGCTGATTTTAAACAACAAAATCAATTGGGTAATTTTCACGCAACAAATCCGCGCGATGCGCGCAAAAAAAGCCGATAAAGCGGCTTTTGGGGAGGAATGTGCCTTGATTTAGTGGCGAGCTTCGCGTGCCGCGGCCACCACGTCGTAATCGAACAACTGGTTGGCGTCTTCCTCGTCGAACACGTAGCGCTGGTTGCAGTAGTCGCAGACAATCTCCACGCTGCCCTGCTCCAGCAGCACGTCGCCGACCTCCTGACCACCCAGCATGGTCAGCATGTCGCTGACCCGTTCGCGCGAACAATTGCAGTTGAAGCTGACAGCCTCCTGCTCGAACACCCGCACCTGCTCCTCATGGAACAGGCGGTGCAGGATGTCTTCGGCGCCCAGGTCCAGCAGCTCCTCCGCCTTCAAGGTGCGGCCCAGCATCTGGACGCGGTTCCAGCCTTCCGGCTCGCCATGACCTTCCGGCAGTCGCTGCAACAGCATGCCGGCAGCTGCAGCGTCGCCGCTGGCCAATACCAGGGTGGTTTCCAGCTGTTCCGAACGCCGCATGTAGTTTTCCAGCATCTCGCCGACCGAAGCGCCTTCCAGCGCCACGATGCCCTGCCAGGTCTGGTTTTTGTCCAGCCGCGGCTCCAGCGTCAGCACGAACTTGCCGCCCTCGCCCAGCAACTCGGCCAGCGGCTTGTCGGCCAGCTCGCCCTGCCATTTGGCGGTGGCGCGTACCGTGCGGTCATGATTGCACTCGACCACCGCCAGCTTCAGCGCGCTGCTGCCGTGAATCTGCAGGATCAGCGTGCCGTCGAATTTCAGATTGGCCGCCATCAGCACCGAGGCCGCCATCATCTCGCCCAGTATGGTCTTCAAGACCTCGGGATAGGCGCGTCTGGCCAATACCTGCTGCCAGGCGCCGTCCAGCCGCACCAGCGCGCCGCGGACAGGCGCGTCGTCAAACAAAAAACGTTGCAATTTGTCGTGTTGGTTCATTCTGATGCTTCCTTGGCCGCGCCGGCGGCCACTTCAACGGTGTAGATGGACAGCGGCAGCGAGGAGCTGACATCGAATTCGCAGCCGGCCCGCACGCCGATTTCAGCGATCTCCCTGGCGGAGAGATCCTGGTCGTATACCGCGTACATGGCCCCCATCGCAAATTTGCGCCCGGAGCCTATCGCCCATATCCGGGAGAACTCGTAAATCTCGCGCATCGGGTAAACACCGAAGATGCCCTGAGAGTTGGCGATCACCACCATCATCTGGCTGGATTCGTACGGATCCTCTTCGTCCTCTTCCGGGCGCAGATAAAACCCGTCCTTCAGCTTCGGGTGAAGCTTGCGAAAGGTTTCGAAAATACCTTGACGGCTGCCCAGATCCTTCTTTTTCAGGTCCTTCAGCGCGCCTTGCAGCACCAGGTCGTGCGCGGCGGAACCAGACACCGCCAGATAGCTGTCGCCGTGGCGGAAGATCTTGTTGTGGAAACAGTCGTACGGCGCCAGCAGCTTCTGGTCGTCGCCGAAGGTGGTCTGGCTGTCGGCTGCGATGGCAATCTGCTTGCCCTTGCGCACGGCCACAATGGTCGTCATGCGTTTACCTCTTAATGATCGGGGGCGGAGGCGTTTGCGCGCCCGGCGCCCGACGCCGAACCGGGAATCATAGCACAAACCGGGCCGTCGCCGCGCCTGGATGCGCGCCCCCGGACAGAGCCCACCGTCGGATTCAGGCTCGCCCGGATTTGTAAGCCACTGTTCCAACGGCCATTTCCATGGAGGCTAGCGGTTCCTACTTATAAACAAATCAGCCGAACCTACATATGATGTAAGGGCAAAGTTCAGCCCGCCCCACGCCATCAGCTCAAGGCGGAGACCCCTTTTTCAAGAGGTGAGTGCCATGCTTGACAGCAATTTCGAACTGGATGAGCCGTTGGAGGCCATCCTGCAGCGTCCCCTGACCTGGTTTGAAAAGCAACAGATCAAGGAGAAGCTGCAAACATCCTCAAATGAAGCCCTGGAGGGTTCAGAGGATACGGCAGACGCTCACCCGCTGCGCCGGCGCTTGAAGGACATGGCCCTGATGCAAGTGGCGCATGTCGACTATCAGCCGCGCGAGGCGCGCAAAGGCCTGATCGAAATCCCGCTCAACGCCAAAACCGCCTGAACCGCCGCGCAGCGATCGGATCAAGACCCCGCGATGCCGCGGGGTCTTGGCGTTTGGCGCGTGTCGAATGTGAAATCGGAAGCAAGGCGCGTTGGCGCGAACAGCGCAGGCCGCTCGGCGACACGTGGCAATAGAATGGATGGATGGCGGTCTTGTCTAAACGACAGAACCGCGTCTGTGGACCCGGGCATCGATTGGCCAGGCCGGAACATGGCCGGAAGGACATGCCTGATATTCGCTACTGGCGGGAACCGCGCGATTGCCATCCGCCCGCGCGGCTCCCGTCCGCCTCGAGACCGCTCAGCCGCGAGACAGGATTTGCCGCTTCAAGCCCAGACGGTGCCGCAGCAACTGTCCGGTGGCGTGAACGATGCCGCCCAGCGTGACTGGCACCAAGGTCAACAAGCCATGGCCCAAGTGATAGCCTGGATTGCGCTGGATGTAGAACTGCGCCGCCCGGTTCGGATGTTGCTGCCAGCGCAGGCGGTCCAGTTCATTGTCCCGGGTCTGCCAGCCCACGTGCACCACCCCCGGCACCGCCGGGTCGACGGGCTGCAGACCGAACAATCGACTCAACTGGCCGATCACGCCGCCGTAATCCCGCTCGGCGGACGCATCGACGCTTGGCCACACTTTGGGCGCGTACTTGTCCAGCGCCATGTAGCTGGAAGGATGGACCAGCGCGCCCAGATAATAAATGCGCCTGCCCGGCCGACTCAGCCGGTATCCCAGCACCTGGCGGCAGACGAACGGCGCGTTGCGATTTCGCCCGCGATAGGCCCGCATCAAACCGGCCTCCATCCGGATCACCGTCGCATCGCACCCATCGAGCCTTTGCTCGAAAAAATGGATTGCGCAATATCCGACAGGCCGCCCGTTTATATCATTGTGAATCAGAATGCGTGTTTGGTTTGCCTTTGAATTAACCACGTAATTGGCAAAATCCTCCTTGCTAACGCCGTCGAATATATCACAATGCACGCCATATAATTGATCAACCAACTGGTCACGATCAAATATGGACAATGCGCCCGGAGATACAATCTCAGACTTTCCCATTCTAGACATATCAAACCCATCCTATCTAAACGGTAAATTGCATTAATATTTCACAAATTGGAATTTTCAATCCCAATGCCGTGGAAAATGTTTAGAAAAGATTAGTTCAATCGTTTGTATGATCTCAACGGTAAAAAAGGCCAGTCTAAGACTGGCCTTTGATAGTGCGAATATTATTTATATTTAAATGGAAGATTTTTTTAAAAAAATACCTCAATAAAAATCAACTCAAGCCGCAATAGACTTTCGAATGAAATACCCTTTCATTCTGGCCATCGGACGCATGTCATTCATAACCAGACTTTCTAAATCCACCCCCGCTTCACCTGTCAGGTTGCGCCACCCATCGTCGGTGATTACCAGGGTATCGGAATGGCGATAACCCCCCTCTCCATCCAGATAAATGCCAGGTTCGATCGATACCACCATGCCGGCCTGCAACACATCGGCGCTGCCCTGGGCCAGCCACGGCGCTTCGTGGTTGCCGAGCCCCAGGCCATGGCCGCAGCGATGCAGGCGCAGACGCCAGTCCCCGAAGTTTTGTCCGCCAAGAAAGTCGTTCACCGCGCCGTCCACCTCGGCGCACGCGACGCCGGGCCGCAACATGGACATCGCCAGCTGACGCGCGCGGCTCATCGCCGCAAAGCGCTCGCGCTGCTCGGCGACAGGAGGGCGGGTGAAGAAAGTGCGTTCGCATTCGGCGGTGTAGCCGTCCAGCCTGACCACCGAGATCACCACGTGCGGGCCGCCGTTCAGCCGCTGCGACAATTGCGGAATTGCGTGCGGCTGAGCGCTGAGAGGCGCCGGCCACGGCGCCAGCAGCACACGGGTGCATAGCGGATCGAAGTGCGGCTCCTCACGGATGATGCGCCGCAACAGCTGCTGACCGGTGGCGAAACCCTCGGCTACCGACGCGCCGTCATAGGCGCCGCTCAGCAAGCGCTTGACGCCTTCCGCGGCATAAGCGCCGGCGCGCGCCAGCTTGGCGATCTCCCAGGGGGACTTGATCATGCGGATATGATCGAGCGCGTCATCGGCATGGCCGCCGGCCTGCTGCAGGAACGCCGCCAGCGGCAACGCCGCCGCCGGATCGAAGGCGAAACCGTCTTGCAACAGCGGCGACAGCATGTCCTGCCAGCGTTCGCCGGCCGGCGCCGGATATTCGCGGTAACTGCCGACATCGTCGGCTGCCACGCCCCAGGCCTGTTTCAAGTGGGCATGTTCCAGCTGAGGAACCAGCAGGCGGCGGCGGCCACTGTCGACATCCAGCAATAGGAAAAAGGGACGTTCCAGCGGCTCATAACTGATGCCTGAGAGGTAGTAGATGCTTTCTGCCCCGCTCGCCACATACTGCCGGATGCCCGATTCGCGCAGCCGGTGGCGCAACAGCCGGTCGCGTCGTTCCATATCCTGCTGACGCGCTTGTTCGAATTGTGCCATGTCTCCATCCCAATCCAGTCATCGAGATATCAATATGGCATGACTGAATAAGCGCCGCTCCCCATCAGGCATCGGCAGTCCGGCCGATGGCGCCCAAACGACGCAACTCGCGCCACAACACGCAGGCCACCAGCACGCCCAGCAACAGATTGACCAGCGGCATCGCCAGCCACACGCCATCAAGACCCAGCAGCAGCGGCAGCAGACCCAGCGACGGCAGCAGCAACGCGGTCTTGCCCAGCGTGACGCCGAGCGCCAAGCGCGTCAGCGCCATCGCCTGCAACGCCGTGCAACCCACCACCACCAGTCCGTCCAGCGGCATCGCCAGCAGATGCAGACGCAGGGCGCGACTGCCCGCGGCCACCAGTTCCGGATTGCCGTCGCTGTACCAGCCGGCGATGACGGCCGGAAACAGCTGGACGGCCGCGAGCGCCGCCACCCCCAGCATCAGGCAGGCTTTCAGTCCGTACAGTAACGCCTCGCGCGCCCTCTCCGGGCGCCCCGCGCCTGTGGCGTGGCCGAGCAAGGGCTGCATGCCCACCGCCAGACCATGGATTACCAGGGTGAACAGCGACTCGCTGTATCCGGCCACCGCGTAGGCGGCCACGCTCAGATCGTCGCCCCAGCTCAGCAACTGGCGGTTGTGCGCGTACAAAAGCAGCGCCAGGTTCAGCTCCATCAGCAGGCTGGGCGCGCCCAGCGCCGCGATCGGCCACAATCCGCTCCAGTCGGCGCGCAAGGACCCGAAGCGGATCCTCAAACCGGCATGGCGGCTGAAGAAATAGGCCAGGCCGAGTGCCAGCACCACCGATTCGGCGATCAGGGTGCCGATCGCGGCGCCCTCCAATCCCATCCCCGACACGCCGACCAACAGGTAGTTCAGCAAGATGTTGAGCAGCGCGCCCAGCGCCATCAGCGCGGTGGACAGCCCCGGGCGGCCATCGTTGCGCATCAAATAAGTCAGCAGCATCGGTCCGATGGTCAACACCGCGCCGGCCAGCATCCACCACAGATAAGCGCGCGCCTGCTCCGCCACCTCGGCTTGGCCGTCCGCGTGCAGCCAGCCCAGCAGACGC is a window encoding:
- the hslO gene encoding Hsp33 family molecular chaperone HslO; translation: MNQHDKLQRFLFDDAPVRGALVRLDGAWQQVLARRAYPEVLKTILGEMMAASVLMAANLKFDGTLILQIHGSSALKLAVVECNHDRTVRATAKWQGELADKPLAELLGEGGKFVLTLEPRLDKNQTWQGIVALEGASVGEMLENYMRRSEQLETTLVLASGDAAAAGMLLQRLPEGHGEPEGWNRVQMLGRTLKAEELLDLGAEDILHRLFHEEQVRVFEQEAVSFNCNCSRERVSDMLTMLGGQEVGDVLLEQGSVEIVCDYCNQRYVFDEEDANQLFDYDVVAAAREARH
- a CDS encoding MFS transporter translates to MTTIVAVRKGKQIAIAADSQTTFGDDQKLLAPYDCFHNKIFRHGDSYLAVSGSAAHDLVLQGALKDLKKKDLGSRQGIFETFRKLHPKLKDGFYLRPEEDEEDPYESSQMMVVIANSQGIFGVYPMREIYEFSRIWAIGSGRKFAMGAMYAVYDQDLSAREIAEIGVRAGCEFDVSSSLPLSIYTVEVAAGAAKEASE
- a CDS encoding Xaa-Pro peptidase family protein, which gives rise to MRHRLRESGIRQYVASGAESIYYLSGISYEPLERPFFLLLDVDSGRRRLLVPQLEHAHLKQAWGVAADDVGSYREYPAPAGERWQDMLSPLLQDGFAFDPAAALPLAAFLQQAGGHADDALDHIRMIKSPWEIAKLARAGAYAAEGVKRLLSGAYDGASVAEGFATGQQLLRRIIREEPHFDPLCTRVLLAPWPAPLSAQPHAIPQLSQRLNGGPHVVISVVRLDGYTAECERTFFTRPPVAEQRERFAAMSRARQLAMSMLRPGVACAEVDGAVNDFLGGQNFGDWRLRLHRCGHGLGLGNHEAPWLAQGSADVLQAGMVVSIEPGIYLDGEGGYRHSDTLVITDDGWRNLTGEAGVDLESLVMNDMRPMARMKGYFIRKSIAA
- a CDS encoding MATE family efflux transporter, whose protein sequence is MLPVSTLFWRYAIPSVAGMLVTGLYAVVDGIFVGHYVGSHGLAAINLAYPLVMLQVGLGAMISMGAATRIAIQQGAGNDAQARGALLSALLLLVLLGVAIPALGLPNLERLLGWLHADGQAEVAEQARAYLWWMLAGAVLTIGPMLLTYLMRNDGRPGLSTALMALGALLNILLNYLLVGVSGMGLEGAAIGTLIAESVVLALGLAYFFSRHAGLRIRFGSLRADWSGLWPIAALGAPSLLMELNLALLLYAHNRQLLSWGDDLSVAAYAVAGYSESLFTLVIHGLAVGMQPLLGHATGAGRPERAREALLYGLKACLMLGVAALAAVQLFPAVIAGWYSDGNPELVAAGSRALRLHLLAMPLDGLVVVGCTALQAMALTRLALGVTLGKTALLLPSLGLLPLLLGLDGVWLAMPLVNLLLGVLVACVLWRELRRLGAIGRTADA